In Exiguobacterium acetylicum, the genomic stretch GTAAGAAAGGTGTAAAGTGGGGAACAGCACAGCGCATGCTCATTACATGGGTCATCACATTGCCGATTTCGATGGCTTTCGCTGCCTTGATCTACTATATTCTCGACTTCTTATTCATTAAATAAGTACTTGCCCCGCCTACTCAAAAGAGGTGGGGTTTTGTGTACATCAGAAGCGTCGATAGTTGTTGTTTTTCCCATAATTCGCTATGATGAAGAACAAGAAGGATTGTCTATTTCTTTAGGAGGAATGCCCCATGACAAAACGTAAAGCCTTAACGATTGCTGGTTCCGACACGAGCGGTGGAGCTGGTATTCAAGCTGATTTGAAAACATTCCAAGAACTTGGTGTCTATGGAATGAATGCTTTGACGGTCATCGTCGCACAAGACCCTGATCACTCTTGGCACCATGCGGTTTACCCAATCGACACAGAACTCGTCCGGACACAAATCCACACGGTCCTTGGAGGTATTGGTGTTGATGCGATGAAGACGGGTATGCTCCCGACTGTCGAAATCATTGAAGCCGTTGCTGAGAAAATCAAATCATCCGGCGTTCAAAACGTCGTGATCGATCCTGTCATGGTCTGTAAAGGCGAAGACGAAGTGCTGAACCCTGATACGGCAAACGCACTTCGTGATGTCTTGACACCACTTGCGACGGTCGTCACACCGAACGTCTTCGAAGCCGGACAACTGTCGGGCCTTGGTAAGACACCAGCAACGATCGACGAGATGAAACTTGCAGCAGCACGGATTCACGAAAAAGGTGCGCAATACGTTCTTGTCAAAGGTGGCAGCAAGATTGACCATCCACAAGCAGTTGACGTGCTTTATGACGGAAAAGAGTTTATCCTGATTGAGGACGAACGAATCGAGACACCGTACACGCACGGTGCCGGCTGCACGTATTCTGCAGCAATCACGGCCGAACTCGCAAAAGGTGCATCGGTAGAAGCTGCTGTCCGTACAGCAAAATCTTTCATCACTTCTGCGATTCGTCATTCATTCCGTTTGAATGAATACGTCGGACCAACTGATCACGCTGCACATCGTACAGTCCAGTCTTGATCCGCTTAAGAAGTCCGCGATATCCGCGGACTTCTTTCTGTATAGGAGAGGAGAAAAGTTTATGCAAGCCATTGATGTACAAGAAATACAGCGTTATATCGACGAACATGCGAATACACCGTTATATGTACACGTCGAGACGACGAACGGTGCTTACGCGACGCACCAAGATCCAACTTTCCATAGCGCAGGGATGTTTTTCCGTAATGCGGAAATCACTTACGAACGTGGTCTGATCACAGGAAACGGACCTTACCGGATCGGTTTGAAACTTGCCCACGGCTGGTTATACGGTGAAGGATTGACTGACTTCGAATTTGCTGGGGATCAATTGTTGATTGCCGGTCACGATATCGAAGGACGTCTTGCGATTGCTTTTGAACTTAGCCCGACACCATTCGCTCAAGGTGCAGAGGAGGTAGACGCATGACACACGAAGATCATTTACTCGTCGTCTTCCCTCACCCGGATGACGAAGCTTTCAGTTCTGCCGGTACGATCATCGAACACGCTGAAAACCGCGGTCCTGTCACGTACGCTTGTCTGACACTTGGTGAGATGGGACGTAACATGGGACGTCCTGTCTTTACGAACCGGGAACAGCTCGCAACGATTCGTAAACGCGAGTTAATCGATGCTGCTGCAAAAATGAAGATTTCGGATCTCCAGATGTGGGGACTTCGTGATAAGACCGTTGAATTCGAAGATGAGGCAGCACTTGCTGACCGTATTCTTGCCTTGATTCAACAGACACGACCAACTCGTTTGATTTCGTTCTATCCGGGTTACGCGGTCCATCCCGATCATGAAGCGACAGCTCGCGCCGTCGTGCGTGCCCTCCGGATGATGGATCCTGCTGATCGCCCAGAGTTCCTTGCGGTCGCTTTCGCGAACAATACGAAAGAAGAGCTCGGGGAAGGAACATTCATTCATGATGTCAGTGCCTATACGGATCAAAAGATCAAAGCACTCGAAGCACACGCTTCACAAACAGGTGGTCTGATGAAGGTCATCTCGGAAGATTCGAACATTCGAGATCTACTCGTCAAAGAACGCTACTATCACTATCCACTTTAATCTTCTTACAAGAGATGCGTACCGTCCGATCGACGATACGCATCTCTTTTTTTGTCTTTATCAGAAAACGTCGACTTTTTCAATGGCTTCTGCTAGTGTGAATAGTTGAGACTATGTCTCCGGAGTTCGTAACCTCCTCCGTTACAAAAACTAGGAATGGAAGTGTACATTATGAAAAACGAACGTGCTCTTGTCGTCTTTAGTGGCGGTCAAGACTCAACGACTTGTTTGTTTCAAGCACTGAAACAATACGAAGAAGTCGAAGTCGTGACGTTTAATTACGGACAACGTCATGCTCAAGAACTCGAAGTCGCACGCGACATCGCCTCTGAGCTCGGTGTCAAACACCATGAGCTTGATCTCTCTCTTCTCAGTCAACTGACGAGTAACGCCTTGACTGACCACAGCCAAACCATCACGACGAACGAAGATGGTCTTCCTTCTACTTTTGTAGATGGACGAAATCATCTGTTTCTTTCGTTCGCAGCCGTCCTTGCGAAAGGACGCGGAATCCGTCATATCGTCACTGGCGTATGTGAAACGGACTTTTCCGGTTACCCTGACTGCCGTGATGCCTTCATCAAGTCGCTCAACGTGACATTGAACCTTGCGATGGACTATCCATTCGTACTTCACACGCCACTCATGTGGCTCGACAAAAAAGAGACGTGGGCGCTTGCCGATTCGCTCGGTGCGTTTGATTTCGTTCGAAATCGCACGTTGACGTGTTACAACGGCGTCATTGGAGATGGTTGCGGTGAATGCCCAGCCTGTGAATTACGGAAAAATGGATTAGATGCATACATCAAGGAGGTTCAACACACATGACATTCAATTACGAAGCACCTGAAACGGTCGAGCGCCCGACTGGCGACTCGCTTATCTATACGAAATCTCGCGTCATGATCGTAAAAAAACTGACGTTCGACGCAGCGCACCACCTATATGATTATGATGGAAAATGCCGTGCCCTTCATGGTCACACGTATCATGTCGATATGGGAATCAGCGGTTTTCTGGATCACCGCGGTATGACACTCGATTTTGGTGACCTTAAAAAAATCTTCAAAACACATCTCGAACCACTATTGGATCACCGCTACCTGAATGAATCGTTACCATACATGAATACGACAGCTGAAAACATGGCAGCTTGGATTTTCGAGACACTCGGACAACATCTTCCGGATGAGCGTGGACTTCGTGTCGAATTCGTCAAGCTCTATGAGACACCGACTGCTTTTGCTGAAGTCCGTCGTGAGTGGATGAACGAAGCATGAGTGCCTTAACAAAAACACCAAAAATTCCGGTTCTCGAGATTTTCGGACCAACATTTCAAGGAGAAGGACGATCGATTGGTCAAAAGACGATGTTCGTCCGGACCGGCGGTTGCGACTACTCTTGTTCGTGGTGTGATTCCGCCTTCACGTGGGATGGTTCTGAAAAACCCGAACTCTTGACGGCAGAGACGATCATAGAACGCCTTGATGTACTCGGCTCTTACGGACATGTCACGATTTCTGGTGGGAACCCGTTACTTCATGCATCAATCGGCACATTGGTTGCGGCATTAAAAGAACGAAATATCACGATGTCTGTCGAAACCCAAGGCTCCTACTGGCAAAATTGGTTGCTTGATATCGATGACGTCACACTTAGCCCTAAACCACCTTCAAGTGGGATGAAGATTGATTTCGATCGCTTGGATGTCTTTTTTAAGCGTTTACCGGAACAACAGCGTGCCGTTAAAATCGTCATCTTTAATGAGAAAGACCTCGACTTCGCGGCGATGATTTCAGAACGATATGCGCTAAAGACGCTTTATCTATCGCTCGGTAATCCTGATCCGCACGAAGA encodes the following:
- the pdxK gene encoding pyridoxine/pyridoxal/pyridoxamine kinase, producing the protein MTKRKALTIAGSDTSGGAGIQADLKTFQELGVYGMNALTVIVAQDPDHSWHHAVYPIDTELVRTQIHTVLGGIGVDAMKTGMLPTVEIIEAVAEKIKSSGVQNVVIDPVMVCKGEDEVLNPDTANALRDVLTPLATVVTPNVFEAGQLSGLGKTPATIDEMKLAAARIHEKGAQYVLVKGGSKIDHPQAVDVLYDGKEFILIEDERIETPYTHGAGCTYSAAITAELAKGASVEAAVRTAKSFITSAIRHSFRLNEYVGPTDHAAHRTVQS
- the queE gene encoding 7-carboxy-7-deazaguanine synthase QueE, giving the protein MSALTKTPKIPVLEIFGPTFQGEGRSIGQKTMFVRTGGCDYSCSWCDSAFTWDGSEKPELLTAETIIERLDVLGSYGHVTISGGNPLLHASIGTLVAALKERNITMSVETQGSYWQNWLLDIDDVTLSPKPPSSGMKIDFDRLDVFFKRLPEQQRAVKIVIFNEKDLDFAAMISERYALKTLYLSLGNPDPHEEGTIAPRMLHDLKTLWERVARDERFNHARVLPQLHALVFANDRGV
- the queC gene encoding 7-cyano-7-deazaguanine synthase QueC, encoding MKNERALVVFSGGQDSTTCLFQALKQYEEVEVVTFNYGQRHAQELEVARDIASELGVKHHELDLSLLSQLTSNALTDHSQTITTNEDGLPSTFVDGRNHLFLSFAAVLAKGRGIRHIVTGVCETDFSGYPDCRDAFIKSLNVTLNLAMDYPFVLHTPLMWLDKKETWALADSLGAFDFVRNRTLTCYNGVIGDGCGECPACELRKNGLDAYIKEVQHT
- the bshB2 gene encoding bacillithiol biosynthesis deacetylase BshB2, yielding MTHEDHLLVVFPHPDDEAFSSAGTIIEHAENRGPVTYACLTLGEMGRNMGRPVFTNREQLATIRKRELIDAAAKMKISDLQMWGLRDKTVEFEDEAALADRILALIQQTRPTRLISFYPGYAVHPDHEATARAVVRALRMMDPADRPEFLAVAFANNTKEELGEGTFIHDVSAYTDQKIKALEAHASQTGGLMKVISEDSNIRDLLVKERYYHYPL
- a CDS encoding YojF family protein, encoding MQAIDVQEIQRYIDEHANTPLYVHVETTNGAYATHQDPTFHSAGMFFRNAEITYERGLITGNGPYRIGLKLAHGWLYGEGLTDFEFAGDQLLIAGHDIEGRLAIAFELSPTPFAQGAEEVDA
- the queD gene encoding 6-carboxytetrahydropterin synthase QueD; amino-acid sequence: MTFNYEAPETVERPTGDSLIYTKSRVMIVKKLTFDAAHHLYDYDGKCRALHGHTYHVDMGISGFLDHRGMTLDFGDLKKIFKTHLEPLLDHRYLNESLPYMNTTAENMAAWIFETLGQHLPDERGLRVEFVKLYETPTAFAEVRREWMNEA